A stretch of Leisingera sp. S132 DNA encodes these proteins:
- a CDS encoding 8-oxoguanine deaminase encodes MTEILIQNADTVLTMDDERRVLHGADVLIRGGVIAAVGQGLQTSGGVVSGRGCVVTPGLVNTHHHLYQNLTRAVPGGQDALLFGWLQTLYPIWSRFGPDEMFISAQLGLAELALSGCTLSSDHLYLYPNGARLEDTIHAARDIGVRFHPTRGAMSIGESDGGLPPDSLVEDERAILDDMIRVVDAFHDPEEGAMCRVGLAPCSPFSVSRELMRDAALLARDKGVMLHTHLAENDEDIAYSEANFGCRPGQYAEELGWTGDDVWHAHCVKLDAQEIDLFARTRTGVAHCPCSNCRLGSGIAPVRAMRDAGVPVGLGVDGSASNDMASLSSEARQAMMLQRVANGADAMSAYEALEIATRGGADVLGRPDCGRLEPGKRADIAIWDTKGVASSGSWDAAALLLAGPAQVKHLFVEGRQIIRSGELTTLDLPRLIERHGKLAHKLMEG; translated from the coding sequence ATGACAGAGATCCTGATTCAAAACGCTGATACCGTCCTGACGATGGATGATGAACGCCGTGTGCTGCACGGCGCTGACGTGCTGATCCGGGGCGGCGTGATTGCTGCTGTGGGGCAGGGGCTGCAAACCAGCGGCGGCGTCGTCTCCGGCCGCGGCTGCGTGGTCACCCCCGGGCTGGTGAACACCCACCACCACCTGTACCAGAACCTGACCCGCGCGGTGCCGGGCGGACAGGACGCGCTGCTGTTCGGCTGGCTTCAGACCTTGTACCCGATCTGGTCGCGCTTTGGCCCGGACGAAATGTTCATCTCCGCTCAGCTGGGCCTTGCCGAACTGGCGCTGTCGGGCTGCACCCTCAGTTCCGACCACCTGTACCTCTACCCCAACGGCGCGCGGCTGGAGGACACCATTCACGCGGCCCGCGATATCGGGGTGCGGTTCCATCCGACCCGAGGCGCCATGAGCATCGGCGAAAGCGACGGCGGCCTGCCGCCCGACAGCCTTGTTGAGGATGAACGTGCCATTCTGGACGACATGATCCGGGTGGTGGACGCTTTTCACGACCCTGAAGAAGGCGCCATGTGCCGGGTCGGCCTGGCGCCGTGCTCGCCGTTCTCCGTCAGCCGTGAGCTGATGCGCGATGCCGCACTGCTGGCCCGTGATAAGGGCGTGATGCTGCACACGCACTTGGCCGAGAACGATGAGGATATCGCCTATTCCGAGGCCAATTTCGGCTGCCGCCCCGGCCAGTACGCAGAGGAGCTGGGCTGGACCGGCGATGACGTCTGGCACGCGCATTGCGTCAAGCTTGACGCGCAAGAGATTGATCTCTTTGCCAGAACCCGCACCGGGGTTGCCCATTGCCCGTGTTCGAACTGCCGCCTTGGCAGCGGTATTGCACCGGTGCGTGCGATGCGGGATGCGGGCGTGCCGGTGGGGCTGGGCGTTGACGGTTCTGCCAGCAACGACATGGCCAGCCTCAGCTCTGAGGCGCGCCAGGCCATGATGCTGCAGCGGGTGGCAAACGGGGCTGACGCGATGAGTGCTTATGAAGCGCTGGAAATCGCCACCCGCGGTGGCGCCGATGTGCTGGGCCGCCCCGATTGCGGGCGGCTGGAGCCGGGCAAGCGCGCTGACATCGCTATCTGGGACACCAAGGGCGTGGCCTCCAGCGGCAGCTGGGACGCGGCTGCCCTTCTGCTGGCCGGCCCGGCCCAGGTCAAGCACCTGTTTGTCGAAGGCAGGCAGATCATCCGCAGCGGCGAGCTGACGACCTTGGACCTGCCGCGGCTGATCGAACGCCACGGCAAGCTGGCGCACAAGCTGATGGAAGGATGA
- the guaD gene encoding guanine deaminase, with protein sequence MGTGFILKGQILAFSASPFAGERPEDAALLQEAVAVKDGKIEDTGTLTEMQALLPEAALVDYTGKLILAGFVDAHVHYPQTAIIASWGKRLIDWLNSYTFPEEMRFGDRGYADEIASRYLDLTAAHGTTTVCSYCTIHPESVDAFFTAAQARGQRVVAGKTCMDRNAPDGLRDTAQSAYDDSEALIARWHGVDRLEYAITPRFSPTSTPEQLEAMGALWAKHPECLMQTHLSEQTDEIEWVKSLFPQARDYLDTYEEFGLLGAKGLYGHAIHLEERERHRLRDYGAALIHCPTSNTFIGSGLFDMAGLMAEGQRIGLASDTGGGSSFSMLRTMAAAYEIGQLRGTPLHAAQLLWLATQGSATALRMEGRIGNIASGMEADLVVLDLASTPAIAQRSGQAEDVWEAVFPTIMMGDDRAIAEVWIGGKPVTGR encoded by the coding sequence ATGGGCACCGGTTTCATCCTGAAGGGGCAGATTCTTGCCTTTTCCGCGTCTCCCTTTGCCGGGGAGCGCCCAGAGGACGCAGCCTTGCTGCAGGAAGCCGTGGCAGTGAAGGACGGGAAGATTGAGGACACCGGCACGCTGACAGAGATGCAGGCGCTGCTGCCGGAGGCAGCGCTCGTGGATTATACCGGCAAGCTGATCCTGGCCGGGTTCGTCGATGCCCATGTGCATTACCCGCAGACCGCGATCATCGCCAGCTGGGGCAAACGGCTGATTGATTGGCTGAACAGCTATACCTTCCCGGAGGAAATGAGGTTCGGCGACCGCGGCTATGCCGATGAAATCGCAAGCCGCTACCTGGACCTGACTGCGGCCCATGGCACCACAACGGTTTGCAGCTATTGCACAATCCACCCGGAAAGCGTGGATGCGTTTTTCACCGCTGCGCAGGCCCGCGGGCAGCGGGTTGTGGCCGGCAAGACCTGCATGGACCGCAACGCGCCCGACGGGCTGCGCGACACTGCGCAGTCAGCCTATGACGACAGCGAGGCGCTGATTGCGCGCTGGCACGGGGTGGACCGGCTGGAATATGCGATCACTCCGCGGTTCTCCCCCACCTCAACCCCGGAACAGCTGGAGGCAATGGGCGCGCTGTGGGCCAAGCACCCGGAATGCCTGATGCAGACGCATCTGAGCGAGCAGACGGATGAAATCGAGTGGGTGAAATCGCTGTTCCCGCAGGCCCGCGATTACCTGGACACCTATGAAGAGTTCGGCCTTTTAGGCGCCAAGGGGCTTTACGGCCACGCCATCCACCTGGAGGAGCGCGAGCGGCACCGGCTGCGGGACTACGGCGCGGCGCTGATCCATTGCCCGACATCGAACACCTTCATCGGCTCCGGCCTTTTTGATATGGCCGGGCTGATGGCCGAAGGCCAGCGGATCGGCCTTGCCTCCGACACCGGCGGCGGATCGAGTTTCTCGATGCTGCGCACGATGGCAGCGGCCTATGAGATCGGCCAGTTGCGTGGCACCCCGCTGCACGCGGCGCAGCTGTTGTGGCTGGCGACCCAAGGCTCGGCCACGGCGCTGCGGATGGAAGGCAGGATCGGCAACATCGCTTCAGGCATGGAAGCGGATCTGGTGGTGCTGGACCTGGCCTCCACCCCGGCTATCGCCCAGCGGTCCGGGCAGGCCGAAGATGTGTGGGAAGCGGTGTTCCCGACCATCATGATGGGTGATGACCGGGCCATTGCCGAGGTCTGGATCGGCGGCAAGCCGGTTACAGGCAGATAG
- the hisN gene encoding histidinol-phosphatase gives MTKASLTDLDVANRMADAARAAILPHFRTPSLNAENKLDGGFDPVTVADRAAEQAMRAVLAELRPEDGILGEEFGAAAGSSGRTWVLDPIDGTRGFISGTPTWGVLIALADDTGPFLGVIDQPYTGERFCGGAEIASMTGPMGAMPLKTRGTAVLSDAILFTTFPEVGTAAERAGFERVAKQAKLTRYGMDCYAYALVAAGQADLVIEAGLNAYDIQAPIAVIQAAGGIVTDWDGKPAHNGGRALAAANADLHAAALDLLRQT, from the coding sequence ATGACAAAGGCATCACTCACGGACCTCGACGTAGCGAACAGGATGGCAGACGCGGCACGCGCTGCCATCCTGCCGCATTTCAGAACCCCCTCCCTCAATGCCGAGAATAAGCTCGACGGCGGGTTTGATCCGGTGACCGTGGCTGACCGTGCCGCCGAACAGGCAATGCGGGCGGTGCTGGCAGAGTTGCGCCCCGAGGACGGCATACTGGGCGAGGAATTCGGTGCCGCAGCCGGCAGTTCCGGCCGCACCTGGGTATTGGACCCGATCGACGGCACCCGCGGCTTCATCAGCGGCACACCGACCTGGGGGGTGCTGATTGCACTGGCAGATGACACCGGCCCGTTCCTTGGCGTGATCGACCAGCCCTACACCGGCGAGCGGTTCTGCGGCGGGGCGGAGATTGCTTCGATGACCGGTCCGATGGGGGCGATGCCCTTGAAGACCCGCGGCACCGCGGTCCTGTCGGACGCAATCCTGTTCACCACCTTCCCGGAAGTTGGAACCGCGGCAGAGCGTGCCGGCTTCGAACGCGTCGCAAAGCAGGCCAAGCTTACGCGGTACGGTATGGATTGCTATGCCTATGCGCTGGTGGCAGCCGGCCAGGCGGATCTGGTAATCGAGGCGGGCCTCAATGCCTATGACATCCAGGCGCCGATTGCAGTGATCCAGGCGGCCGGCGGCATCGTGACTGACTGGGACGGCAAGCCGGCCCACAACGGCGGCCGTGCCCTGGCTGCGGCCAATGCGGACCTCCATGCGGCAGCGCTGGACCTGCTGCGACAGACCTGA
- a CDS encoding helix-turn-helix domain-containing protein → MAHPVDVHVGKRIRHRRWLIGMTQQQLAEQVGIKFQQIQKYETGANRVSASRLWDISDALEVPVSFFFEGLQEEGKAPAEKASVPEDLMGDKEALDLVRSYYSIPENQRRRLFELARVLSDVA, encoded by the coding sequence ATGGCTCATCCCGTAGACGTGCATGTGGGAAAGCGCATCCGCCACCGCCGGTGGCTGATTGGCATGACGCAGCAGCAGCTTGCCGAACAGGTCGGCATCAAGTTCCAGCAGATTCAGAAATATGAAACCGGTGCCAACCGGGTCAGCGCCTCCCGTTTGTGGGATATCTCCGATGCGCTGGAAGTTCCGGTGAGCTTCTTCTTCGAAGGCTTGCAGGAAGAGGGCAAGGCCCCGGCGGAGAAGGCCTCCGTGCCAGAGGACCTGATGGGTGACAAGGAAGCCCTTGATCTGGTGCGGTCCTACTACTCGATTCCTGAAAATCAGCGCCGCCGCCTGTTTGAACTGGCCCGCGTGCTGAGCGACGTCGCCTGA
- a CDS encoding 5-formyltetrahydrofolate cyclo-ligase encodes MTDLTEIKTAARKSAFARRKEAHARNIPGAAGHLSEVLAGYRGVPLSGYMPIRTEIDPLPAMAEAAAHGPVGVPVILGAGQPLKFSRWQPEGALREGPFGAMVPEVDDFFEPEILVVPLVAFDRQGGRLGYGGGFYDRTLELLRGKRGTLAIGFAFDAQEAEDLPLEPTDQPLDMIVTESRILQFSR; translated from the coding sequence ATGACGGATCTGACCGAAATCAAGACCGCCGCCCGCAAGTCCGCCTTTGCCCGCCGCAAAGAGGCGCACGCCCGCAATATTCCTGGCGCCGCAGGCCACCTGTCGGAAGTGCTGGCCGGCTACCGCGGCGTGCCGCTGTCAGGCTATATGCCGATCCGGACTGAGATCGACCCGCTGCCTGCGATGGCCGAGGCCGCGGCGCACGGCCCCGTTGGCGTGCCGGTGATCCTGGGCGCGGGCCAGCCCTTGAAATTCAGCCGCTGGCAGCCCGAAGGAGCGCTGCGCGAAGGTCCCTTTGGCGCCATGGTGCCTGAGGTGGATGACTTCTTTGAGCCGGAGATTCTGGTGGTGCCGCTGGTTGCCTTTGACAGGCAGGGCGGGCGGCTGGGCTATGGCGGCGGTTTCTACGACCGCACGCTGGAACTGCTGCGCGGCAAGCGGGGCACCCTGGCGATCGGCTTTGCCTTTGATGCGCAGGAGGCAGAGGATCTGCCGCTGGAACCCACCGACCAGCCGCTCGACATGATTGTCACTGAAAGCCGGATCCTGCAGTTCTCGCGCTGA
- a CDS encoding CAP domain-containing protein — translation MKKRPLAAAILFLWAAQAQAQDVDHAAALAGVNGLRAGSGLPPLAYSAALEQAALAHAGDMARKGFFSHTGSSGSTLGTRLTRAGYGWCAAAENIAKGQPGLTEAMASWQASRGHRKNMLSREVTEFAIARGAGNIWVMVLARPGC, via the coding sequence ATGAAGAAACGGCCGCTTGCCGCAGCCATCCTCTTCCTTTGGGCAGCCCAGGCGCAGGCCCAGGATGTGGACCATGCTGCTGCGCTGGCCGGCGTCAACGGGCTGCGTGCAGGCTCCGGCCTGCCGCCGCTGGCCTATTCCGCCGCGCTGGAACAGGCCGCGCTGGCCCATGCCGGGGACATGGCGCGCAAAGGGTTCTTTTCTCACACCGGCAGCAGCGGCAGCACGCTTGGCACCCGCCTGACGCGCGCTGGCTACGGCTGGTGCGCGGCAGCCGAGAACATTGCCAAGGGCCAGCCAGGGCTGACTGAAGCGATGGCCAGCTGGCAGGCTTCCCGAGGTCACCGCAAAAACATGCTCAGCCGCGAGGTGACCGAATTCGCAATTGCCCGCGGCGCGGGCAATATCTGGGTGATGGTGCTGGCGCGCCCGGGCTGCTGA
- a CDS encoding NADPH:quinone oxidoreductase family protein, which produces MQAFQVSAFGTPPILAETQCPAPGPGEAAVALHACGLNFADLLMMKGTYQDTPEPPFTLGLEAAGVVTALDPRTEGFAIGDRVAVFGGSGGLAEAGVFDIARLIRIPDAMSFEHAAAMQIAYGTSHMALDHCARLQPGETLLVTGAAGGVGLTAVEIGKLMGATVIAQARGRDKLDVAAAAGADHLIDAGEDLRSAVKALGGADVVYDAIGGDVWNAAFRSANPGARLLPVGFAGGEVPQIPANHLLVKNLTVIGFYLGGYMKFRPEAVRQSFETLFAWHGEGRIKPHISHTLPLEQAGKGLELLRSRKSTGKVVITMVGR; this is translated from the coding sequence ATGCAGGCTTTCCAAGTTTCGGCTTTTGGCACACCGCCAATCCTGGCGGAAACGCAATGCCCGGCCCCCGGTCCGGGTGAAGCGGCTGTTGCCCTTCACGCCTGCGGCCTGAACTTTGCCGATCTGCTGATGATGAAGGGCACCTATCAGGACACGCCTGAGCCGCCCTTCACCCTGGGTTTGGAGGCCGCCGGAGTGGTGACAGCGCTTGACCCCCGCACCGAAGGCTTTGCCATCGGCGACAGGGTGGCAGTGTTTGGCGGTTCCGGCGGGCTGGCGGAGGCTGGCGTCTTTGATATTGCCCGGCTGATCCGGATCCCCGATGCGATGAGTTTTGAACATGCCGCGGCGATGCAGATCGCCTATGGCACCAGCCATATGGCGCTGGATCACTGCGCCCGCCTGCAGCCGGGGGAGACCCTTCTGGTGACCGGCGCCGCGGGGGGCGTCGGGCTGACCGCGGTGGAAATCGGCAAGCTGATGGGCGCAACGGTGATCGCCCAGGCCCGCGGCCGGGACAAGCTGGATGTCGCCGCTGCCGCAGGCGCCGATCACCTGATTGATGCCGGCGAGGACCTGCGCAGCGCGGTCAAGGCGCTTGGCGGGGCCGATGTGGTCTATGATGCCATTGGCGGCGACGTGTGGAATGCGGCCTTCCGCTCTGCCAATCCCGGCGCGCGGCTGCTGCCGGTCGGATTCGCAGGCGGCGAAGTGCCGCAGATCCCGGCCAACCACCTGTTGGTGAAGAACCTGACGGTGATCGGTTTCTATCTGGGCGGCTACATGAAATTCCGCCCCGAAGCGGTGCGGCAGTCTTTTGAAACGCTGTTTGCCTGGCACGGCGAGGGCCGCATCAAGCCGCACATCAGCCACACCCTGCCGCTGGAGCAGGCGGGCAAAGGCCTGGAGCTGCTGCGCAGCCGCAAGTCCACTGGCAAGGTGGTGATCACCATGGTCGGCCGCTGA
- a CDS encoding LysR family transcriptional regulator, with amino-acid sequence MVRNLDITTLRSFVAVAEYGGVTRAAGFLHLTQSAVSMQMKRLEELLGLELLDRSGRTIALTAEGEQMLGYARKMVALNDEVMSRLTDQAFEGEVLLGVPHDVVHPVIPQVLKRFSLSYPRVNVNLCTSNTRDLKTEFARGAFDLILTTETGAGEGGETIHSMPLRWVGAPDGSVWRQRPLRLGFCRNCSFRPVATAALDEAGIEWEMALDSDSDRTVEATVSADLAVGVLLEGTQPSYQELIGPGCSLPELPMQHINLYGAGRVHAPYVEELAAFIRQGFQGLWSTPLRAAS; translated from the coding sequence ATGGTAAGAAATCTCGATATCACCACGCTCCGCTCGTTTGTGGCGGTGGCGGAATACGGCGGGGTGACCCGCGCCGCCGGTTTTCTGCATCTGACCCAGTCGGCGGTCTCGATGCAGATGAAGCGGCTGGAGGAGCTCTTGGGGCTGGAACTGCTGGACCGGTCCGGCCGCACCATTGCGCTGACGGCCGAGGGCGAGCAGATGCTGGGCTATGCCCGCAAGATGGTGGCGCTGAACGATGAGGTGATGAGTCGGCTGACCGACCAGGCCTTTGAGGGCGAAGTGCTCCTGGGGGTGCCGCATGATGTGGTGCACCCGGTTATCCCGCAGGTGCTGAAGCGGTTCAGCCTCAGCTATCCGCGGGTCAACGTGAACCTCTGCACCTCCAATACACGGGATCTCAAGACCGAGTTCGCGCGCGGTGCCTTTGACCTGATCCTGACCACCGAGACCGGCGCGGGCGAGGGCGGTGAAACCATTCACAGCATGCCGCTGCGCTGGGTCGGGGCGCCGGACGGATCGGTCTGGCGGCAGCGGCCCCTGCGGCTGGGATTCTGCCGCAACTGCAGTTTCCGCCCGGTGGCGACCGCGGCGCTGGATGAGGCCGGTATCGAATGGGAAATGGCGCTGGACAGCGACTCGGACCGCACGGTCGAGGCAACCGTCAGCGCCGACCTGGCCGTCGGCGTGCTGCTGGAGGGCACCCAGCCGTCCTATCAGGAACTGATCGGGCCGGGTTGCAGTCTGCCGGAGCTGCCGATGCAGCATATCAACCTGTATGGGGCTGGGCGTGTGCATGCGCCCTATGTCGAGGAACTGGCAGCGTTCATCCGGCAGGGTTTCCAGGGGCTTTGGTCGACACCTCTGCGCGCCGCCAGCTGA
- the mgtE gene encoding magnesium transporter, translated as MSSGDNITGDQSQEDAYDLDRKLVAQVLEAVEQGDQQTLTELLEDLHAADIADLLEQIDSDDRTSLIRLYDREFDGEILSELDESIREEVISILNPLVLADAVRELDSDDVVDLLEDLEVPQQEAILDALEDADRVAVEQSLSYPENSAGRLMQREVVMAPEHWNVGQAIDFMRNSDDLPDQFYHVVLVDPRLHPIGNVTLGRIMAAKRHVPLTSLVEDTFQVIPADQDEEDVAYAFNQYHLISAPVVDDEGRLVGVITIDDAMIVLDEEHEEDILRLAGVGEESSLADRVIETTRRRFPWLAVNLVTAVLASLVIAQFEAAIAQIVALAVLMPIVASMGGNAGTQSLTVAVRAIATRDLTGSNVWRVIRREVLVGLVNGVIFAIVMGLVGLAWFGSPMLGVVIAVAMLVNLVVAGLAGTVIPVLLEKSGIDPALASGAFVTTVTDVVGFFAFLGLAAVLLL; from the coding sequence ATGAGCAGCGGCGACAACATCACCGGCGATCAGTCTCAGGAAGATGCCTATGACCTCGACCGCAAGCTGGTCGCGCAGGTTCTGGAGGCGGTGGAGCAGGGCGATCAGCAAACCCTGACAGAGCTGCTGGAAGACCTGCACGCGGCTGACATCGCCGACCTTCTGGAACAAATCGATTCCGATGACCGGACCAGCCTGATCCGGCTTTATGACCGGGAGTTCGACGGCGAAATCCTGTCGGAACTGGACGAGAGCATCCGCGAAGAGGTGATCTCGATCCTGAATCCGCTGGTTCTGGCGGATGCGGTGCGGGAACTGGACAGCGATGACGTCGTCGACCTGCTGGAAGACCTGGAGGTGCCGCAGCAGGAGGCCATCCTCGACGCGCTGGAGGACGCTGACCGGGTCGCGGTCGAACAGTCGCTCAGCTACCCGGAGAACTCCGCCGGCCGCCTGATGCAGCGCGAGGTGGTGATGGCACCCGAGCACTGGAATGTCGGGCAGGCCATTGATTTCATGCGCAACTCCGACGATCTGCCGGACCAGTTCTACCATGTGGTGCTGGTCGACCCGCGTCTGCATCCGATTGGCAATGTCACCTTGGGCCGGATCATGGCGGCCAAGCGCCATGTGCCGCTGACCAGCCTGGTCGAGGACACCTTTCAGGTCATTCCCGCCGATCAGGACGAGGAAGACGTGGCCTATGCCTTCAACCAGTACCACCTGATTTCGGCCCCGGTGGTCGATGACGAGGGGCGGCTGGTCGGCGTGATCACCATCGACGATGCGATGATCGTGCTGGACGAGGAGCACGAGGAAGACATTCTCCGCCTCGCTGGTGTTGGCGAGGAAAGCTCGCTCGCCGACCGGGTGATCGAGACCACCAGGCGCCGCTTCCCCTGGCTGGCGGTGAACCTGGTGACGGCGGTGCTGGCTTCGCTGGTGATTGCCCAGTTCGAGGCCGCGATTGCCCAGATCGTGGCGCTGGCCGTGCTGATGCCGATTGTTGCCTCCATGGGCGGCAATGCGGGCACCCAGTCGCTGACGGTTGCCGTGCGCGCCATCGCCACCCGCGACCTCACCGGCTCCAACGTCTGGCGGGTGATCCGCCGCGAAGTGCTGGTGGGGCTGGTCAACGGGGTGATCTTTGCCATCGTCATGGGACTGGTGGGCCTGGCCTGGTTCGGCTCGCCGATGCTGGGCGTGGTGATTGCCGTCGCTATGTTGGTCAATCTGGTCGTGGCGGGGCTGGCGGGAACGGTGATCCCGGTTCTATTGGAGAAAAGCGGAATTGACCCGGCGCTGGCCTCTGGCGCCTTTGTGACCACGGTGACCGACGTGGTGGGTTTTTTCGCCTTCCTGGGCCTCGCGGCCGTTCTACTGCTCTAG
- a CDS encoding SLC13 family permease: MQYFQLGDTGSAFLALTIVLAMFVAFLRETYPTEVVALTGVAAMLATGVLPYGEALPVLSNPAPWTIAAMFIIMGALVRTGALDAFTQIAKKQAEVNPKLAVALLMAFVVTASAVVSNTPVVVVMIPVFIQIARTLKVSASKMLIPLSYAAILGGTLTLIGTSTNLLVDGVARAQGLKPFTIFEVTPLGLFLVVYGMIYLRFIAPRLLPDRDSMAEMLSDKSKMKFFTEAVIPPESNLIGREVTGVQLFKRPGVRLIDVIRGDASLRRNLKGVELQVGDRVVLRTRMTELLSLQTNKELKRVDQVSAIETQTVEVLITPGCRMVGRSLGALRLRRRYGVYTLAVHRRNQNIGVQLDDLVVRIGDTLLLEGAPADIQRLAADMDLADVSQPTQRAYRRSHAPIAVVALLGIVLLAAFGVAPILMLSLLMVSLVFVTRCIDADEAFSFVDGRLLALIFSMLAIGAALQSSGAVALIVNAIAPALSMLPPFLLVWAVYLLTSVLTELVSNNAVAVVVTPIAIGLAQAMGVDPRPLVVAVMVAASASFATPIGYQTNTLVYGPGGYKFTDFLRVGIPLNLTVGMVASLIIPFFWPL; the protein is encoded by the coding sequence ATGCAGTACTTCCAACTTGGGGACACCGGCAGCGCGTTTCTGGCGCTTACGATTGTCCTGGCGATGTTCGTGGCGTTCCTGCGGGAAACCTATCCGACCGAAGTTGTCGCGCTTACGGGCGTGGCGGCGATGCTGGCGACCGGCGTGCTGCCTTATGGCGAGGCGCTGCCGGTCCTGTCCAACCCGGCGCCCTGGACCATTGCCGCGATGTTCATCATCATGGGTGCCCTGGTGCGCACCGGGGCATTGGATGCCTTCACCCAGATCGCCAAGAAACAGGCGGAGGTAAACCCCAAGCTGGCTGTCGCCCTGCTGATGGCATTTGTCGTCACCGCCTCTGCCGTGGTCTCCAACACGCCGGTGGTGGTGGTGATGATCCCGGTGTTCATCCAGATTGCCCGTACCCTCAAGGTCTCCGCTTCCAAGATGCTGATCCCGCTCAGCTATGCGGCGATCCTGGGCGGCACGCTGACGCTGATCGGGACCTCGACCAACCTGTTGGTGGACGGCGTCGCCCGGGCGCAGGGGCTGAAGCCTTTCACGATTTTCGAGGTCACGCCGCTGGGCCTGTTCCTGGTCGTCTATGGCATGATTTACCTGCGCTTTATCGCGCCGCGCCTGCTGCCGGACCGCGACAGCATGGCAGAAATGCTAAGCGACAAATCGAAGATGAAGTTCTTCACCGAGGCGGTGATCCCGCCGGAAAGCAACCTCATAGGCCGTGAAGTCACCGGCGTGCAGCTGTTCAAGCGCCCCGGCGTGCGCCTCATCGACGTGATCCGCGGCGATGCCTCGCTGCGCCGCAACCTCAAGGGGGTGGAGCTGCAGGTCGGCGACCGGGTGGTGCTGCGGACCCGGATGACAGAGCTTCTGAGCTTGCAAACCAACAAGGAACTGAAGCGGGTCGATCAGGTGTCCGCCATCGAAACCCAGACCGTCGAAGTGCTGATCACCCCCGGCTGCCGCATGGTGGGCCGCAGCCTGGGCGCCCTGCGCCTGCGCCGCCGCTACGGCGTCTATACGCTGGCGGTGCACCGGCGGAACCAGAATATCGGCGTGCAGCTCGATGACCTGGTGGTGCGGATCGGCGATACGCTGCTGCTGGAGGGGGCGCCTGCCGATATCCAGCGCTTGGCGGCTGACATGGACCTGGCGGATGTCTCGCAGCCGACCCAGCGCGCCTACCGCCGCAGCCACGCTCCGATTGCGGTTGTTGCGCTCTTGGGAATCGTGCTGTTGGCTGCCTTCGGGGTTGCGCCGATCCTGATGCTGTCGCTGCTGATGGTGTCGCTGGTCTTTGTCACCCGCTGCATTGACGCGGATGAGGCGTTTTCCTTTGTTGACGGGCGGCTGCTGGCGCTGATCTTCTCGATGCTGGCCATCGGCGCGGCGCTGCAAAGCTCCGGCGCGGTGGCCCTGATCGTCAACGCCATCGCGCCAGCCCTGTCGATGCTGCCGCCGTTCCTGCTGGTCTGGGCCGTCTACCTCCTGACCTCGGTGCTGACGGAGCTGGTCTCCAACAACGCCGTTGCCGTGGTGGTGACGCCAATTGCCATCGGCCTCGCGCAGGCGATGGGGGTGGATCCGCGCCCCTTGGTGGTTGCGGTGATGGTGGCGGCCTCGGCGTCCTTTGCGACGCCGATCGGTTATCAGACCAACACGCTGGTCTATGGCCCCGGCGGCTACAAGTTCACGGATTTCTTGCGTGTCGGTATCCCGCTGAACCTGACCGTCGGCATGGTGGCTTCGCTGATTATTCCGTTTTTCTGGCCGCTCTGA
- a CDS encoding TIGR00282 family metallophosphoesterase yields the protein MRILFLGDVMGRAGRRAITETLPRLRDEWRLDFVVVNGENASNGMGLSGEHAKLLLDAGVDCLTLGDHAFDQKDMLQFIEKEQRIIRPLNFAKGAPGRGYRLFNAPGGRKVLVVQVLGQVFMKRAFDDPFGAVEAVLKSHPRGGLAQAVIVDMHCEATSEKMAMGHFCNGRASLVVGTHTHVPTADAQILSEGTGYLTDAGMCGDYNSVIGMDKAEPMRRFLTGMPKARFTPANGEATLSGVFVETDDRTGAARQIRMVRNGGLLQDAAP from the coding sequence ATGCGAATTCTGTTTCTTGGCGATGTGATGGGCCGCGCCGGGCGCCGTGCCATCACCGAAACCCTGCCGCGGCTGCGTGATGAGTGGCGGCTCGATTTTGTTGTGGTGAATGGCGAAAACGCCTCCAACGGCATGGGGCTGAGCGGCGAGCATGCCAAGCTGCTGCTGGATGCGGGCGTCGACTGCCTGACGCTGGGGGACCATGCCTTCGACCAGAAGGACATGCTGCAGTTCATCGAGAAAGAGCAGCGCATCATCCGGCCGCTGAACTTTGCCAAGGGCGCGCCTGGCCGCGGCTACCGGCTGTTCAATGCGCCGGGCGGGCGCAAGGTGCTGGTGGTGCAGGTGCTGGGGCAGGTGTTCATGAAACGCGCCTTCGACGATCCCTTCGGCGCGGTGGAGGCGGTTCTGAAGTCGCACCCGCGCGGCGGGCTGGCGCAGGCGGTCATCGTCGACATGCACTGCGAGGCAACCTCAGAGAAGATGGCGATGGGCCACTTTTGCAACGGCCGCGCCTCGCTGGTTGTGGGCACCCATACCCATGTGCCAACGGCAGATGCGCAGATCCTCTCTGAGGGAACCGGGTATCTGACCGATGCCGGCATGTGCGGCGACTACAACTCGGTCATCGGCATGGACAAGGCCGAACCGATGCGCCGCTTCCTGACCGGCATGCCCAAGGCGCGGTTCACCCCGGCAAATGGCGAGGCGACGCTGTCCGGCGTGTTTGTCGAGACCGACGACCGCACTGGCGCCGCCAGGCAGATTCGCATGGTTCGCAACGGCGGGCTTCTGCAGGACGCCGCCCCCTAA